The following are encoded together in the Coffea arabica cultivar ET-39 chromosome 1c, Coffea Arabica ET-39 HiFi, whole genome shotgun sequence genome:
- the LOC113720258 gene encoding protein FAR1-RELATED SEQUENCE 5-like, producing MGQDGALKTHDMVQETENEKMGMDGCGRLRSFDLNQEPECDRDTFIEENGGSIGGYEDEEADELVGAIGVDDVMKLTFDTEEEAGKFYNLYAKLSGFGIRKSNAKQDAYGISRFRKWVCCCEGYRNEKWFNYEDRKREAKPITRTGCGACFRVKYDIESVKYVVTRFIMEHNHPLASEASVQHIRSHRKVSDAEYVQAKSLKLVGAKICQIMKHFVIKAGGYSNVGFCIKDLYNRMDEERIKDIFNGDAEGALGFLAAKKDADDMFFYKYHVDNKGRLARLFLVDSKSCADFSVFGDVLVFDTTYKTNKYRKPLVVLAGVNNHLNSTVFGCALLSDERIETYEWLLSTFVEAMKGRKPVAVMTDGDSAMQEP from the coding sequence ATGGGGCAGGATGGGGCGCTTAAAACTCATGACATGGTGCAGGAAACAGAGAACGAAAAAATGGGAATGGATGGTTGCGGCAGGTTAAGGTCATTTGACCTTAACCAAGAGCCTGAGTGTGACCGAGACACATTCATTGAAGAAAACGGTGGTTCAATAGGAGGATACGAAGATGAGGAGGCAGATGAATTGGTGGGCGCAATAGGCGTGGATGACGTAATGAAATTAACATTTGACACGGAAGAAGAAGCTGGGAAATTCTATAATTTGTATGCGAAACTAAGCGGATTTGGGATTCGTAAAAGTAATGCCAAACAAGATGCATATGGCATTTCAAGATTTAGAAAATGGGTATGTTGCTGTGAAGGTTATAGGAATGAAAAGTGGTTTAATTATGAAGACCGAAAAAGAGAAGCAAAACCAATCACAAGAACCGGGTGTGGGGCTTGTTTTCGCGTGAAATATGACATAGAATCGGTAAAATATGTGGTGACACGTTTTATTATGGAGCACAATCACCCGCTGGCATCAGAGGCAAGTGTGCAACACATTAGGTCGCATAGAAAAGTGAGCGATGCAGAATATGTGCAGGCAAAAAGTCTAAAGTTGGTTGGGGCCAAAATATGCCAGATAATGAAACATTTTGTTATCAAAGCCGGAGGGTATAGTAACGTGGGATTTTGCATTAAGGATCTGTATAACCGAATGGACGAGGAACGTATAAAAGATATTTTTAATGGCGATGCAGAAGGGGCACTTGGGTTCTTGGCAGCGAAGAAGGATGCcgatgacatgttcttttatAAATATCATGTAGATAACAAAGGAAGATTGGCAAGGTTGTTTTTGGTAGATTCTAAATCTTGTGCGGACTTCAGTGTATTTGGAGATGTATTGGTGTTTGATACaacatacaaaacaaataaataccgCAAGCCACTAGTTGTACTTGCAGGGGTAAACAACCATTTGAACAGTACTGTTTTTGGATGTGCACTGCTATCAGATGAGAGGATTGAAACATATGAATGGTTGCTAAGTACATTTGTAGAGGCTATGAAAGGTAGAAAGCCAGTAGCAGTGATGACAGATGGGGACAGTGCAATGCAAGAGCCATAA